From the genome of Drosophila melanogaster chromosome 2L, one region includes:
- the dbe gene encoding dribble: MSESEAEETKISTEPVDNAWSMKIPAFRQEDNPHGMVEESSFATLFPKYRERYLKEVWPLVEQCLAEHHLKAELDLMEGSMVVKTSRKTWDPYIIIKARDMIKLMARSVPFEQAKRVLQDDIGCDIIKIGNLVHKKEKFVKRRQRLIGPNGATLKSIELLTDCYVLVQGNTVSALGPYKGLQQVRDIVLETMNNVHPIYNIKALMIKRELMKDPRLANEDWSRFLPKFKNKNISKRKQPKVKKQKKEYTPFPPSQPESKVDKQLASGEYFLNQEQKQAKRNQERTEKQKEAAKRQDERRNKDFVPPTEESAASSRKKEDGSSSSKVDVKALKAKLIKANKKARSS; encoded by the coding sequence ATGAGCGAAAGTGAAGCGGAGGAGACCAAAATCAGCACCGAGCCGGTGGACAATGCGTGGTCCATGAAGATCCCTGCCTTCAGGCAGGAGGACAACCCGCATGGGATGGTGGAGGAGAGCTCCTTCGCCACGCTGTTTCCCAAATATCGGGAGCGCTATCTTAAGGAGGTTTGGCCTCTGGTGGAGCAGTGCTTGGCGGAGCACCACCTGAAGGCGGAGCTAGATTTGATGGAGGGGAGCATGGTGGTGAAGACCAGTCGCAAGACCTGGGATCCCTACATCATCATCAAGGCGCGGGATATGATCAAGCTGATGGCCAGAAGTGTTCCCTTCGAGCAGGCCAAGCGGGTCCTGCAGGACGACATTGGGTGTGACATCATCAAAATCGGAAACCTTGTGCACAAGAAGGAGAAGTTCGTGAAGCGGCGACAGCGTTTGATCGGACCTAACGGCGCCACCCTTAAGTCCATTGAACTGCTCACCGATTGCTACGTTTTGGTTCAAGGAAACACAGTCTCCGCCTTGGGTCCTTACAAGGGCCTTCAGCAGGTGCGGGATATAGTCCTGGAGACCATGAACAATGTGCACCCCATATACAACATTAAGGCTCTGATGATCAAGCGGGAGCTGATGAAGGATCCGCGTCTGGCCAACGAGGACTGGTCCCGATTCCTGCCCAAGTTCAAGAACAAAAACATTAGCAAACGCAAGCAGCCGAAGGTCAAGAAGCAAAAGAAGGAGTACACCCCATTCCCGCCCAGCCAGCCGGAGAGCAAGGTGGACAAGCAGCTGGCCAGCGGAGAGTACTTCCTCAACCAGGAGCAGAAGCAAGCGAAGCGCAACCAGGAGCGCACCGAAAAGCAGAAGGAGGCGGCCAAGCGCCAGGACGAACGCCGAAACAAGGACTTTGTCCCGCCCACGGAGGAGTCAGCTGCTTCAAGTCGGAAGAAGGAGGATGGCTCCTCCTCCAGCAAGGTGGACGTGAAGGCCCTGAAGGCCAAGCTGATCAAGGCCAACAAGAAGGCGAGGAGCAGCTGA
- the PNUTS gene encoding phosphatase 1 nuclear targeting subunit, isoform B yields MPRIVPLQLLRCLRVLLDNNGGILSAVEVKRISGLMAKYSKKLVSKCVYVQILKSTKTELLGDFMAVGGWSLVYTWLNDAIRAMNWPLVQEILELLLLSPVDVNRLKINSAPILVKGLCKDGGNEGVRILAKRLVEQWLKIVTENTSMTIQGAAPHIAATTASQVPASVSGAGSASVPDSASSSDSTDSAGAPVTYTITSAANSSNSNSITIKWKPLLDNPDGGDETDSGTQSKDNEVEHLEKGSSATHLLADASLGKKSGLDDSSSAAEVKSGEDVDNKKHKSSKSDKSKRSEKEREKDRKKESSSHRSSSSSHKSSSSSSSSSSKSSSSKSSSSSSSSHRSSSDKYRDKDKARSSSGSSSSSKDRERSSGSSSSSSNKHKSSKSSSSSSSSSSSSSGSSSSKDRKSSSSTSSSSSSSRQDKDKDNKLMPPPAVAASNAAGTSPTASAKESDAQKPRSIPIMSRKASISIEIRRDTEKTATVKTYQSKFRSHGLTEEAPPPPSRKGLKKPTSSAVAASPALMAVPSSLKRPSPPPRDLSTDKKAKIDINNVAGHVERPGAAKLIAPKKSKQQMLESLLMLFSILFHSPRTLVAFAFVFDRSRMSNSAVLFVDLHSILKVFNFAWGGS; encoded by the exons atg CCTCGTATAGTTCCACTGCAATTGCTGAGGTGCCTGCGGGTGCTTTTGGACAATAATGGTGGAATTTTAAGTGCAGTGGAGGTGAAACGCATTTCGGG TTTGATGGCCAAGTATTCAAAAAAACTCGTCTCGAAATGTGTGTATGTACAAATTCTGAAATCCACAAAGACGGAACTATTGGGCGACTTTATGGCGGTGGGCGGTTGGTCGCTGGTCTACACCTGGTTAAATGATGCCATCAGGGCCATGAACTGGCCGCTGGTACAGGAGATCCTGGAACTGCTGCTCCTTTCTCCCGTGGATGTCAATCGCCTCAAGATAAACTCAGCACCTATTCTGGTCAAGGGGCTGTGCAAGGATGGCGGCAACGAAG GTGTACGCATTCTAGCCAAGCGTTTGGTAGAGCAGTGGCTGAAGATTGTGACGGAAAACACAAGCATGACGATCCAAGGTGCTGCGCCACATATTGCAGCCACTACTGCCTCTCAGGTTCCTGCATCCGTTTCTGGAGCTGGCTCCGCTTCAGTTCCGGACTCTGCCTCTTCTTCAGACAGCACTGATAGCGCCGGAGCACCTGTGACGTATACCATCACCTCGGCGGCCAACAGTAGCAATTCCAACAGCATTACCATCAAGTGGAAGCCTTTGTTGGACAACCCAGATGGTGGCGACGAAACGGATTCTGGCACACAATCGAAAGACAACGAGGTGGAACATCTGGAAAAGGGCTCCTCCGCAACCCACTTATTAGCAGATGCTAGTCTGGGGAAAAAGTCCGGGTTAGATGATAGTAGCTCCGCGGCGGAGGTTAAGTCTGGGGAGGACGTGGATAATAAGAAGCATAAGAGCTCAAAGAGCGACAAAAGTAAACGGTCCGAGAAGGAGCGCGAGAAGGATAGAAAGAAGGAAAGTTCAAGTCATAGGTCCTCCTCATCTAGCCATAAGTCGTCCTCTTCCTCGTCATCCTCCTCTTCGAAGAGCAGTTCTTCCAAGAGCTcctcatcttcttcctcttcccATCGCAGTTCTAGCGATAAATACCGCGATAAAGACAAGGCTCGCTCAAGTTCCGGCTCCTCCAGCTCGAGCAAGGACCGGGAGCGCAGCAGCGGTtcgtcttcttcttcctcGAATAAACACAAGTCCTCAAagtcctcctcgtcgtcgtcgtcgtcgtcgtcgagCAGCTCTGGTTCTAGTTCGTCCAAAGATCGCAAGTCGTCGTCGTCAACTTCGtcatcatcctcatcctcgaggcaggacaaggacaaggacaaCAAGCTAATGCCTCCGCCAGCTGTGGCAGCATCAAATGCTGCAGGTACATCTCCTACAGCTTCGGCAAAGGAGAGCGACGCACAGAAGCCCAGATCGATTCCTATCATGTCCCGCAAGGCCTCCATTTCGATAGAAATTCGCCGGGACACCGAAAAGACGGCCACTGTAAAGACGTACCAGTCCAAATTCAGATCGCATGGCCTGACGGAAGAGGCTCCGCCTCCCCCATCTCGCAAGGGCCTAAAGAAGCCCACATCGTCGGCGGTTGCCGCTTCACCCGCTTTAATGGCAGTCCCGTCTTCACTGAAGCGACCATCGCCGCCACCCAGGGATTTGTCCACCGACAAGAAGGCCAAGATCGACATCAACAACGTCGCGGGACATGTGGAGAGGCCCGGAGCCGCCAAGCTGATAGCGCCCAAAAAGAGTAAGCAACAGATGCTAGAATCACTATTAATGCTCTTCTCTATTTTATTCCACAGCCCAAGAACTTTGgtggcttttgcttttgttttcgatCGGAGTCGAATGTCGAACTCCGCCGTATTATTTGTTGATCTCCATTCCATTCTCAAGGTGTTTAATTTTGCTTGGGGCGGGTCTTAA
- the PNUTS gene encoding phosphatase 1 nuclear targeting subunit, isoform E — MPRIVPLQLLRCLRVLLDNNGGILSAVEVKRISGLMAKYSKKLVSKCVYVQILKSTKTELLGDFMAVGGWSLVYTWLNDAIRAMNWPLVQEILELLLLSPVDVNRLKINSAPILVKGLCKDGGNEGVRILAKRLVEQWLKIVTENTSMTIQGAAPHIAATTASQVPASVSGAGSASVPDSASSSDSTDSAGAPVTYTITSAANSSNSNSITIKWKPLLDNPDGGDETDSGTQSKDNEVEHLEKGSSATHLLADASLGKKSGLDDSSSAAEVKSGEDVDNKKHKSSKSDKSKRSEKEREKDRKKESSSHRSSSSSHKSSSSSSSSSSKSSSSKSSSSSSSSHRSSSDKYRDKDKARSSSGSSSSSKDRERSSGSSSSSSNKHKSSKSSSSSSSSSSSSSGSSSSKDRKSSSSTSSSSSSSRQDKDKDNKLMPPPAVAASNAAGTSPTASAKESDAQKPRSIPIMSRKASISIEIRRDTEKTATVKTYQSKFRSHGLTEEAPPPPSRKGLKKPTSSAVAASPALMAVPSSLKRPSPPPRDLSTDKKAKIDINNVAGHVERPGAAKLIAPKKIQTLVETNLFSDALAASIEPKKVVKRKRTSATSPTDKDAPLAPLKFYQDTLDESKSEEKSDDSSKENDDARSSSPGKDTDADDDDIPLKRVKEDIEQKVQKAKAAAGGEGGEAGNTSDNAEDLPEEPKKPGPGCGPDGPPGVLTLHRRKGPKKKLTWQSEEKLTQIRYFEVDRSERVNVMKQTFLEMKNMERFSERDALTIARRGFDDTMEPQMEWRPLLEVDNVPDHPNGNLSKQRQVQMDREATTLRALYFSPDMIPDSPAEAELEPHFAHDIPVIPMDDLTGNPDAVNDYSALAWPEPKKYAPSSGVGANISGSDMGFNDNMLTGLGAGPNLMQNPFDPFMGGMPAPTGMPPGPNMMPNQVPNGTPQIWQNQMGPVGGPPGVPPMMNGPGGPGMDMSNMNMNNMPPQNFMGNQFGSPVSPFGSGPPPGFNQYPPMMMNGPGPGPVMGPNGPVMGPNGPMMNGPPNGPMMNGPPNGMGPGLMMGGPRNNNNNNNRNKNNGGGIWRSGGNNFQENSGGNWRSAGSGPNRGGGGGNGNTGVCKQFMRGHCNMGKNCKYVHPQKKRL; from the exons atg CCTCGTATAGTTCCACTGCAATTGCTGAGGTGCCTGCGGGTGCTTTTGGACAATAATGGTGGAATTTTAAGTGCAGTGGAGGTGAAACGCATTTCGGG TTTGATGGCCAAGTATTCAAAAAAACTCGTCTCGAAATGTGTGTATGTACAAATTCTGAAATCCACAAAGACGGAACTATTGGGCGACTTTATGGCGGTGGGCGGTTGGTCGCTGGTCTACACCTGGTTAAATGATGCCATCAGGGCCATGAACTGGCCGCTGGTACAGGAGATCCTGGAACTGCTGCTCCTTTCTCCCGTGGATGTCAATCGCCTCAAGATAAACTCAGCACCTATTCTGGTCAAGGGGCTGTGCAAGGATGGCGGCAACGAAG GTGTACGCATTCTAGCCAAGCGTTTGGTAGAGCAGTGGCTGAAGATTGTGACGGAAAACACAAGCATGACGATCCAAGGTGCTGCGCCACATATTGCAGCCACTACTGCCTCTCAGGTTCCTGCATCCGTTTCTGGAGCTGGCTCCGCTTCAGTTCCGGACTCTGCCTCTTCTTCAGACAGCACTGATAGCGCCGGAGCACCTGTGACGTATACCATCACCTCGGCGGCCAACAGTAGCAATTCCAACAGCATTACCATCAAGTGGAAGCCTTTGTTGGACAACCCAGATGGTGGCGACGAAACGGATTCTGGCACACAATCGAAAGACAACGAGGTGGAACATCTGGAAAAGGGCTCCTCCGCAACCCACTTATTAGCAGATGCTAGTCTGGGGAAAAAGTCCGGGTTAGATGATAGTAGCTCCGCGGCGGAGGTTAAGTCTGGGGAGGACGTGGATAATAAGAAGCATAAGAGCTCAAAGAGCGACAAAAGTAAACGGTCCGAGAAGGAGCGCGAGAAGGATAGAAAGAAGGAAAGTTCAAGTCATAGGTCCTCCTCATCTAGCCATAAGTCGTCCTCTTCCTCGTCATCCTCCTCTTCGAAGAGCAGTTCTTCCAAGAGCTcctcatcttcttcctcttcccATCGCAGTTCTAGCGATAAATACCGCGATAAAGACAAGGCTCGCTCAAGTTCCGGCTCCTCCAGCTCGAGCAAGGACCGGGAGCGCAGCAGCGGTtcgtcttcttcttcctcGAATAAACACAAGTCCTCAAagtcctcctcgtcgtcgtcgtcgtcgtcgtcgagCAGCTCTGGTTCTAGTTCGTCCAAAGATCGCAAGTCGTCGTCGTCAACTTCGtcatcatcctcatcctcgaggcaggacaaggacaaggacaaCAAGCTAATGCCTCCGCCAGCTGTGGCAGCATCAAATGCTGCAGGTACATCTCCTACAGCTTCGGCAAAGGAGAGCGACGCACAGAAGCCCAGATCGATTCCTATCATGTCCCGCAAGGCCTCCATTTCGATAGAAATTCGCCGGGACACCGAAAAGACGGCCACTGTAAAGACGTACCAGTCCAAATTCAGATCGCATGGCCTGACGGAAGAGGCTCCGCCTCCCCCATCTCGCAAGGGCCTAAAGAAGCCCACATCGTCGGCGGTTGCCGCTTCACCCGCTTTAATGGCAGTCCCGTCTTCACTGAAGCGACCATCGCCGCCACCCAGGGATTTGTCCACCGACAAGAAGGCCAAGATCGACATCAACAACGTCGCGGGACATGTGGAGAGGCCCGGAGCCGCCAAGCTGATAGCGCCCAAAAAGA TTCAAACCCTGGTGGAGACCAACCTGTTCTCGGACGCCCTGGCCGCCTCCATCGAACCCAAAAAGGTGGTGAAGCGCAAGCGTACGTCTGCAACATCGCCCACGGACAAGGACGCGCCACTGGCGCCGCTTAAGTTCTACCAGGATACTCTGGACGAGTCGAAGAGCGAGGAGAAGTCGGACGACAGCAGCAAGGAAAACGATGATGCGCGCTCCTCGTCACCTGGCAAGGACACGGATGCCGATGACGACGACATTCCCCTTAAGAGGGTCAAGGAGGACATCGAGCAAAAGGTGCAGAAGGCGAAGGCTGCGGCAGGCGGAGAAGGCGGAGAAGCGGGTAACACCTCTGACAACGCTGAAGATCTTCCCGAGGAGCCCAAGAAGCCTGGACCTGGCTGTGGACCCGATGGACCACCGGGAGTGCTCACGCTGCACCGCCGCAAGGGCCCGAAAAAGAAGCTAACCTGGCAGTCAGAGGAAAAGCTCACCCAGATACGATACTTCGAGGTCGATCGCTCAGAGCGCGTAAATGTGATGAAGCAGACCTTCCTGGAAATGAAGAACATGGAGCGATTCAGCGAGCGGGACGCGCTGACCATTGCTCGGCGTGGATTCGACGATACCATGGAGCCGCAAATGGAGTGGCGGCCACTACTCGAAGTCGATAATGTGCCCGACCACCCGAACGGAAACCTCTCCAAGCAGCGCCAGGTGCAGATGGACAGGGAGGCCACCACTCTAAGAGCCCTGTACTTCTCGCCCGACATGATTCCCGACAGTCCTGCGGAGGCGGAACTGGAACCGCATTTTGCTCATGACATTCCCGTGATACCCATGGATGACCTGACGGGGAATCCGGATGCTGTCAACGACTACAGTGCCTTGGCGTGGCCGGAGCCCAAGAAATACGCGCCTAGCTCGGGAGTCGGAGCAAATATCAGCGGATCGGACATGGGCTTCAATGACAATATGTTGACCGGACTGGGAGCTGGACCGAACCTAATGCAAAATCCATTCGATCCGTTCATGGGAGGCATGCCTGCTCCCACGGGAATGCCACCCGGACCAAACATGATGCCAAATCAAGTGCCCAACGGAACGCCGCAAATCTGGCAGAACCAAATGGGTCCGGTAGGTGGGCCGCCCGGTGTACCGCCCATGATGAACGGACCCGGTGGCCCCGGAATGGATATGAGCAATATGAACATGAACAACATGCCACCGCAAAACTTTATGGGCAATCAGTTTGGAAGTCCAGTGTCTCCATTCGGAAGCGGCCCACCACCTGGATTCAATCAGTACCCGCCCATGATGATGAATGGACCAGGTCCGGGACCGGTAATGGGACCCAATGGTCCAGTGATGGGACCCAACGGCCCCATGATGAACGGCCCACCCAATGGACCCATGATGAACGGGCCGCCCAATGGAATGGGGCCAGGACTGATGATGGGCGGACCTaggaataacaacaacaacaacaacaggaacaAAAACAACGGCGGCGGCATCTGGCGCAGCGGGGGCAACAACTTCCAGGAGAACTCCGGCGGCAACTGGCGCTCAGCAGGATCTGGCCCCAAtcgaggaggtggaggaggcaATGGCAACACCGGCGTCTGCAAGCAGTTCATGCGAGGACACTGCAACATGGGCAAGAACTGCAAGTATGTGCATCCGCAGAAGAAGCGCTTGTAG
- the ninaA gene encoding neither inactivation nor afterpotential A, with product MKSLLNRIILCSAFLAVASGLSFTVTSRIYMDVKHNKKPVGRITFGLFGKLAPKTVANFRHICLRGINGTSYVGSRFHRVVDRFLVQGGDIVNGDGTGSISIYGDYFPDEDKALAVEHNRPGYLGMANRGPDTNGCQFYVTTVGAKWLDGKHTVFGKVLEGMDTIYAIEDVKTDTDDFPVEPVVISNCGEIPTEQFEFYPDDFNILGWIKAAGLPVTSSFCVLLIFHYFFRQLNMYC from the exons ATGAAGTCATTGCTCAATCGGATAATCCTGTGCAGCGCCTTTCTGGCCGTGGCCAGTGGTCTGAGCTTCACGGTCACGTCTCGGATCTACATGGATGTGAAGCACAACAAGAAGCCGGTGGGCAGGATCACGTTTGGACTGTTCGGGAAGCTGGCTCCCAAGACGGTGGCCAACTTCCGGCACATTTGCTTGCGCGGCATCAACGGGACCAGCTACGTGGGCTCGCGATTCCATCGCGTGGTGGACCGCTTTCTCGTCCAAGGCGGCGACATTGTGAACGGCGACGGAACTGGCTCCATTAGCATCTATGGGGACTACTTTCCGGACGAGGATAAGGCTCTGGCGGTGGAGCACAACAGACCCGGTTACTTGGGCATGGCCAATCGGGGCCCGGACACCAATGGCTGCCAGTTTTATGTGACCACCGTGGGCGCCAAGTGGCTGGACGGAAAGCACACCGTTTTCGGCAAGGTGCTGGAGGGAATGGACACCATCTATGCCATTGAGGAT GTAAAAACCGATACGGATGACTTCCCCGTGGAACCCGTGGTGATCTCCAACTGCGGCGAGATACCCACGGAGCAGTTCGAGTTCTACCCGGACGACTTCAACATCCTCGGATGGATCAAGGCGGCTGGTCTGCCCGTGACCAGCTCCTTCTGCGTTCTGCTCATTTTCCACTACTTCTTCCGCCAGCTCAACATGTACTGCTGA